A stretch of the Rosa rugosa chromosome 5, drRosRugo1.1, whole genome shotgun sequence genome encodes the following:
- the LOC133710059 gene encoding protein FANTASTIC FOUR 3, translating to MATIVCQGLQSCLQEPQLVEPRTLRLKLSSSIPHHLFSATPLELGFKSFLSSESNHIKELSHEEKCHYDKPATKNSDLGGWSFLQSISNNSSQQQNPPTPVYNKRSSSVTRLNEKSLELCTENLGNETGTIFIENSIFESNDKSLVKRDQQKQSKSLGSKKSANVHNFPPPLTTISGLESLQVRPHREDGRLILKAVKAPLTHNCFQAERSNGRLRLCFSKDFFAPNFDSESQTAANQEDIEANSGEDNENEGYENDRDDEQEEQEVGDIDKVVLGEQEGRVCLVEELEENSLKVGGEEGMDKFGRPSRCKEGGEHEKKGLLNFEPFNWVAT from the coding sequence ATGGCTACGATTGTATGTCAAGGTTTACAGTCGTGCCTACAGGAGCCACAGCTTGTAGAGCCAAGAACACTAAGGCTAAAACTCTCTTCGTCGATACCCCATCATCTTTTTTCAGCAACACCTTTAGAACTAGGCTTCAAATCTTTTCTTTCATCCGAGTCTAACCACATAAAAGAGCTTAGTCATGAAGAGAAATGCCACTATGACAAACCCGCCACCAAGAACTCTGACTTGGGTGGCTGGAGTTTCCTCCAATCTATCTCCAACAACAGTTCCCAACAACAAAACCCTCCAACCCCGGTTTATAATAAGCGGTCATCATCGGTTACTAGGCTGAATGAGAAGAGCTTGGAGCTGTGCACTGAAAACTTGGGCAATGAGACTGGCACCATCTTCATCGAAAACAGTATTTTCGAGTCGAATGATAAGAGTTTGGTGAAGAGGGATCAGCAGAAGCAGAGTAAAAGCTTGGGAAGCAAGAAATCTGCTAATGTTCATAATTTTCCTCCTCCACTAACCACGATAAGCGGCTTGGAGTCTCTACAAGTCAGACCACACAGGGAAGACGGTCGGCTAATACTCAAGGCTGTCAAGGCCCCATTGACACATAATTGTTTCCAAGCGGAGAGAAGCAATGGCCGCCTTCGGTTATGCTTTTCCAAAGACTTCTTTGCTCCTAACTTTGACTCCGAGTCACAAACCGCAGCCAATCAAGAAGACATTGAAGCAAACAGTGGTGAGGATAATGAAAATGAAGGATACGAAAATGATAGGGATGACgaacaagaagaacaagaagtgGGGGACATTGACAAAGTAGTTTTGGGAGAACAAGAAGGTCGAGTGTGTTTGGTTGAGGAGTTGGAAGAAAATAGTTTGAAAGTTGGGGGTGAAGAGGGAATGGACAAGTTCGGAAGGCCAAGCAGATGCAAAGAAGGTGGTGAGCATGAGAAGAAAGGACTGTTAAACTTTGAGCCTTTTAATTGGGTGGCTACTTGA